In the Carassius gibelio isolate Cgi1373 ecotype wild population from Czech Republic chromosome B24, carGib1.2-hapl.c, whole genome shotgun sequence genome, one interval contains:
- the LOC128013383 gene encoding methionine synthase reductase-like: MPCEAASRFLILYGSQRGQAQSLAEEICQQAAEHGFTADISCLSNQRNYNLDSEITPVVFVVSTTGDGDPPDTAQKFVRKIKNKSLPHDHFSHLRYALLALGDTNYANFCNGGKTIDSRLQQLGAKHFYATGHADDGTGLEVVVDPWIEGLWDALKKTFSSMATSDQQDTVLSDSTQDSFHKTASGQEKNKSDLEVDLHLLKLSEADSPKGKGIESDSRDVETVSAVLVASLKQSVPPLSQSALNVPALPASYLEVRLEQVSTEGETVPSDKDGYHEVSISKAVQLTQDDAVKTAILLEFDVSEQNLAYQPGDAFDILCPNRASEVEELLLRLDLHTRKNCAVQVNLLKNSSKKAAKVPLHIPQNGSLEFILTWCLEIRSVPKKAFVRALVDFTQNGSEKRRLLELCSKEGSADYNSFVRDANVCLLDLLRAFPSCLPPPSLLFEHLPKLQPRAYSAASSSLQLPGKVHLVFNVVEFPARPEHPARTGLCTGWLAGHVSSILRPLGTVLASERLGTSALPKVHVRPRPSSTFHLPADPSVPVVMVGPGTGVAPFIGFLQQRETEREVNREATFGEMWLFFGCRHKDKDFLFREELERFVHNGTLSHLIVCFSRDEPDAAGTVSTPTYVQHNLHLHAKNVASILLKDKGFLYVCGDAKNMAKDVNDTLLEIIGNELQMDKLDAMKTVAGLREEKRYLQDIWS, encoded by the exons ATGCCGTGTGAAGCTGCTTCTCGCTTCTTGATATTGTATGGATCTCAGCGCGGTCAGGCTCAGTCTCTAGCTGAAGAGATCTGCCAACAAGCAGCCGAACATGGATTTACAGCGGACATCAGCTGTCTGAGCAACCAGCGCAAT TACAACTTAGATAGTGAAATCACGCCAGTTGTTTTTGTGGTTTCCACGACCGGTGATGGGGACCCTCCGGACACAGCTCAGAAGTTTGTGAGAAAGATCAAAAACAAATCTCTTCCACACGACCACTTCTCCCATCTGCGTTATGCACTGTTAG CTTTGGGAGACACAAACTATGCAAATTTCTGCAACGGGGGCAAGACCATTGACAGCCGTCTGCAACAGCTTGGTGCTAAACATTTCTATGCCACTGGGCATGCAGATGACGGCACTGG ACTTGAAGTAGTGGTGGATCCTTGGATTGAGGGCCTCTGGGACGCTCTGAAAAAAACGTTCTCTAGCATGGCTACTTCAGATCAACAGGACACTGTCCTTAGTGACAGTACACAGGACAGTTTTCATAAAACTGCATCTGGCCAGGAAAAAAATAAGTCAGATCTAGAAGTTGATCTTCATCTTTTAAAGCTGAGTGAAGCAGACTCACCAAAAGGAAAAGGGATTGAATCTGACAGCAGAGATGTAGAGACTGTTTCTGCAGTGTTGGTTGCATCTCTGAAGCAGTCGGTGCCACCGTTGTCACAGTCTGCTCTTAATGTTCCTGCTCTTCCCGCTTCATATCTGGAGGTCCGTTTGGAGCAGGTGTCAACTGAAGGG GAGACAGTCCCATCTGATAAAGACGGTTATCATGAGGTGTCCATTTCAAAAGCAGTTCAGTTAACTCAAGATGATGCTGTGAAAACTGCCATCTTACTGGAGTTTGATGTTTCG GAGCAGAACCTTGCTTATCAGCCTGGAGACGCCTTTGATATTCTCTGTCCAAACAGAGCCAGTGAAGTTGAGGAGCTGCTGCTCAGACTGGATCTGCACACGCGGAAGAATTGTGCTGTTCAGGTCAACTTGCTTAAAAACAGCAGTAAGAAAG CAGCAAAAGTTCCTCTTCACATCCCGCAGAACGGCTCTTTGGAGTTTATTCTCACCTGGTGTTTGGAGATAAGGAGCGTTCCAAAAAAA GCGTTTGTGCGAGCATTGGTGGACTTCACTCAGAACGGTTCAGAGAAAAGAAGGCTTCTGGAGCTTTGTAGCAAAGAAGGCTCAGCAGACTACAACAGCTTTGTCAGGGACGCTAACGTATGTTTGCTGGATCTGCTTCGGGCCTTCCCATCCTGCCTACCTCCACCCAGCCTTCTGTTCG AACATTTGCCAAAGCTTCAGCCCAGAGCCTATTCTGCTGCCAG CTCCAGCCTTCAGCTCCCTGGGAAAGTTCATTTGGTGTTCAATGTTGTGGAGTTCCCTGCACGTCCCGAGCATCCGGCGAGGACGGGGTTGTGCACGGGCTGGCTGGCTGGTCACGTCTCCTCAATCTTGCGGCCCCTTGGGACGGTACTGGCTTCAGAGCGCCTAGGCACATCAGCCCTGCCGAAG GTACATGTCAGGCCCCGTCCCAGCAGCACCTTCCACTTACCAGCCGACCCGTCTGTTCCTGTAGTGATGGTGGGTCCTGGGACAGGTGTGGCCCCCTTCATTGGATTTCTTCAACAAAG agagacagaacgtGAAGTGAACCGGGAAGCAACTTTTGGAGAGATGTGGCTCTTTTTTGGATGCCGCCACAAAGACAAAGACTTTCTTTTCAG AGAGGAGTTGGAGAGATTTGTGCATAATGGAACCCTGAGCCATCTGATCGTGTGCTTCTCCAGAGATGAGCCTGATGCAGCGGGAACCGTTAGCACTCCAACATATGTCCAGCATAACTTGCATCTCCATGCTAAAAATGTTGCCAGCATTCTCCTCAAAGACAAAGGCTTTCTCTATGTCTGTGG GGATGCAAAGAACATGGCAAAGGATGTGAATGACACACTACTGGAGATCATAGGAAATGAACTTCAAATGGATAAACTGGATGCTATGAAGACTGTAGCAGGACTTCGTGAGGAGAAGCGATATCTACAGGACATCTGGAGTTGA